The Bacteroidota bacterium genome segment AGTCTGAATAACCAGAAACACACCCGAACCAATCATGGCAAGCAGCACGATTACAAGTAAGAGATAGAGTGTTGCTTCAAACAGTCCGAGGGCGAAACAGGGTGTGTGCATGGACTGTATTCATTAAGGAAAAACACATCAGTCTTCCTTCACCACATAAATATTCCGCAGGTTGCGGCCCAGCCCATTGTAATCAAGCCCGTAACCTACAATAAAGGCTTCGGGAATTTCGAGTCCGATATAATCAATAGGCACCTCTTTTGCGTAGGCTTCGGGTTTGAAAAGCAGTGTAGCCACTTTCACATCGGCAGCGCCCTGCTCTTTTACTTTGGCCACCAGTGTTTCAATGGTAAAACCAGTGTCCACAATGTCTTCCACAATAATCACGGCGCGGCCGGCGAGGCTTTCGTTCAGGCCGATGAGTTCTTTCATTTTACCGGTAGAGCTGGTGCCGTGGTAGGAAGCCAGTTTTACAAACGACACTTCACAGTCGATACGGATTTCGCGCAGCAGATCGGCCGCAAAGAGAAAAGCGCCGTTGAGCACCACCAGAAAAAGCGGGTGGCGGCCTTCGTAGTCGCGGTTCATGCGCTCGGCCAGGGCCGAAATGGATTCGAGCAATCGCTGCTCGGCAATGTAAGGAACAAAGGTTTTATCGGCCAGACGGATGGAATTCATACAAATCGGATAAAAGTGGTGCAAAGGTACGATTTTTGGCCGGTTTCCGGATTGTGCATAAACTAACCGGCTGGCATTCAAAGCAGGGCGAAACTGTTCATAATTAGCCTGATGCAATACTAACAGATCCTGTTAAAAAGCCCGTTATTTATATGTAGAAATAAAACTGCGGGGGGCTGCATTCTATTTTCTACTTTTGATGCCCTTTCGAAAAATTCGCCCCACCGAAGCCGTTGACCCGATATGAGCAAGACAGACGAAAAACGCAATACCGGCCGCCGCCCCGCCTCGCTTTCGCAGGTGTCGCAGCAGCTCTATGAAATAGGCAAACTGCCGCCGCAGGCTGTGGAGCTTGAAGAAGCCGTGCTCGGTGCGCTCATGCTTGAGAAAGATGCGCTCACGGCTGTAATTGATATTCTTCAGCCCAAGAGCTTTTACAAGGAAGCACATGGCCGCGTATTCGGCGCCATTCAGAACCTGTTTCAGCGTTCCGAGCCAATTGACATTCTCACCGTTACGCAGGAACTCAAGCGCACCGGCGAGCTCGAAATTGTGGGCGGAGCCTACTACATTTCACAACTCACCAACCGTGTGGCTTCGGCGGCCAACGTAGAGTTTCACGCCCGCATCATTGCGCAGAAATACATCCAGCGCGAACTCATCCGCATTTCGAGCGACACCATCCGCGATGCCTACGAAGACACGGCCGACGTGTTTGACCTGCTCGACTCGGCCGAACGCAATCTGTTTTCCGTTGTAGAAGGCAACATCCGCAAGAACTACGACAAGATGAGTTCGCTCATCTCACAGGCGCTCAAACAAATTGAAACCGCCCGTAACCAGAAATCAGGCGTAACCGGCGTGCCCAGCGGCTTTACCGATCTCGACCGCATGACTTCCGGCTGGCAGCCCAGTGACCTTGTGATCCTTGCGGCTCGTCCGGCTATGGGTAAAACCGCTTTCGTACTTACACTGGCACGCAATGCCGCTGTAGAGTTTGAGCGCCCCATTGCCGTGTTCTCGCTCGAGATGGCTTCTGTGCAGCTGGTGCAGCGTCTCATTTCGGCCGAAGCTGAACTCTCGGCCGAAAAGCTGAAAAAAGGCCAGCTTGAAGAACACGAATTCCAGCAGCTTCACGTAAAAATCGGCAAGCTTTCCGAAGCGCCTATTTTTATCGACGATACACCGGCGCTCTCCATCTTTGAGATGCGCGCCAAATGCCGCCGCCTCAAAGCCCAGCACGATATTCAGATGATTATCGTCGATTACCTTCAGCTCATGACAGCCGGCGGCGAGAAAAGCCAGGGCAACCGCGAACAGGAAATCTCAACCATCTCGCGCTCGCTCAAGTCCATTGCCAAAGAACTGAACGTGCCGGTAATTGCCCTCTCGCAGCTTAGCCGTGCCGTAGAAACCCGCGGCGGCGACAAACGCCCGCAGCTTTCCGACCTTCGCGAATCGGGCGCTATTGAACAGGACGCCGACATGGTAATGTTCATCCACCGCCCCGAATACTACGGCTTTACGCAGGATGCCGAAGGCAACAGCACACAGGGTGTGGCCGAAATCATCATCGCCAAGCACCGTAACGGCGCCGTGGGCAGTGTAAATCTGCGCTTCATCGACCGCCTTGCCAAATTCTGCGACCTCGACGGCGGCCTCGACAACGGCGGCTACATGGGCGGCGACAGCCAGAGCGGCGGCACCTACAACGCCAGCGCCGGCATGGGCCCGTCTGACGATTTCAGCAACTTCGGTAATAACGGCGGCGGTTCAATTATTCGCGGCTCCAAGCTGAACGATATTGAAGAAGATCCGTTTTAATGGTTCATCTTATTGACTAAAACAAGAATCCCGCTCCAAACTCAGAGCGGGATTCTTGTTGAATAACTATCAGTTCCACGATAGAATTTTTCGTAATTCAGCCATCGGAGGAGGCTCTTCTCCAAATTCTTCCGCCGTGTATTCGCAGGTTGATCCGTCTTTGAAATTGTTGTTATGCCCCACCGTGGGTCCGTGAATGACAGCCACACGACCGGCAGCATCAATGAGTACAATTTTGGTGGAATCAGATTGAGAAAAATTGAGCATAATGCCTTTGTCGGCGCTCGTTGCCGGAAAAGTTAAGGCCATATTTTTACCCTTGCTAATAACGTATGCGATGATGGCCGGAAACACTTTACCCAGCACATTTTTGGCTGTCACAAGCACCTTTACCGGGTTTGCCAGCCGTAAAATCTGGTCGCAGTTAAAAATCCCCGTATTACTAAGCGACAGTGCCCGGCGCAAATTTTCATTCGTTAACGCAGACCCGGTCATTGATTGTTCGCGCTCGCGCTCGAGTTCATTTTCCACATATTCTTTCCACTCATTTATTCCCATACTTTTTTCCTGCTCATCCATCAGAGGACGGGCTTTTTTCCAGGCACTCAGAAATTTCAGTGATTTTTTATGCAGTTGTTTCAGATAGTCCCGCTTATCTCTCATCAAATCTTTATTGAATTGATTTTCCCTGAACGTCCTTCGTGCACTGTAGCGAATATCCCGCATGTGCATATTTACCGAACTAATTTTTTCTAACGATTTGTCTTTTTTATGAAAGGCGGTTACAGGTATTTCCACAATGCCATAAAAATGTTTCAACCGCAATACATATCCACCATGACCACCGGTAACCTGAATATCAAAAAACGAAAACTTTTTTCCGTACCGTTCCTTAAATTCCTTCGCGCTTAATTTTTCATTCATCATCCAAACAATCCCTGAATATGCCTTGAGTTCCGGGAAACGTTCATAATCTTTAACACCAAGCTGAAAGCAGGTGTAATTTCGTGAACCACTTACGCGATGAAGTTTAATGATCCGGTTTCTTCTCAGCGTATTTTTATCTGGCTCACGAAAGGGGATTTCTCTGGTATGTTTATATCTGAGCGATTCGAAACGCTGCTGAAAAGGTGTGGTATCCGGGTTTTCGATGTATTCCTCATCAATAAGCAAACTCAGGTACTTTTCTACGGCCGGTGTTTTTTCATCAGAAGAAGTGGATGCTGAAATTGCCTGTCCGTTATTATCAATTACCGGCCCCGGTTTTCCTTCAAATGTCCATCCTTTTTGTTCATCCAGGCGGTAAAAATTATAACTGCTTTCGGGCTGTGTAACGGCAAATTGCATTTGTATATTTTTGCCGGGTGCCACATTTACTTCGCTGCCCTGAGCCGCTGCAACAAGTTCAAACATACCGGCCGATTCGAAGTCGGAAGTTTGTCCGGCAGAATCATATTTCATAGGAATGCCGCTTGCAATAATATCAGCTGCATCGCGGAATTCGCGGTAGCTGATGGTAACTTCGCCGGTAACGGTGCGCCCCTGTTTATCGACAAAGGCATTGGCCGGGATATAAATTTTTGTGCCGCTGGGATAGGAAACACGTGCACCTTTTTCGGCGTTGAAGGTGTAGAAATTGCTTGCCACATCGGTATTGGCAATTGGCTTTTTCACCAGCGGATGCAGGTAGCGGAACACATTTTTACCCGTGCGCGAAGCAAGTTTTGTAGCAGCGCCCGGTACACCCTGAAAATAATCGGTAAGCTGCGAAAGGTGCAGGGCGCTTATTTCGCTGTTGTAGCTGCCGTAGGTAAGTTCGAGCGGCGCTGCACCCTGTTCGGCCGAACGGAAGCCGAGCGTGGTGCTGCTTTCGGAATAAAGCGCACCGGGCATGTTATGATTTAAGGCATACCCGTCGGCCAGCGAAATATCTGTATTCACAAAACTCAGTTTTTCAAGATGCCTCAGCCCGCGCACCGATGCAGGAAACTCGCTGAGTGCGGGCACCGTAAATACTGCGCTTTTCAACTCCGGCATCCTGCTGATACGGCTGCAGGCTGAAGCCAGATCGAGCTTTTCGCAACGGGCAATGCGGATATGCTTTGCTCGCAATTTTTCAACCGAAGCCGGCAGCTGCACAATCGAAAGCCCGTCGATAAACACCGAATCGACCGCTACCACCGCAGTGAACAGTTTGTGAAGATGTGTTTCGTCGATACTTCCGCCTACACGCAGCGAGGTACACGACTTTGCCGCCACACGGTTTACCGAAGCATTATCATTGAGCACAAATTCTGAAACCGCCGGTAAACGTGTTTCAGACTGAGCAGCCATTCCGGTTGAAAGGCTCAATACCACAAGCAAGGAATAAAAAGGGAGATTTCGCATGACTAATGGGATTAATGTGTTATGTAATCATAACGACAAGACGCAGAAACGATACAGGAGCTGGCAAAAAATTCCATATACAATAAGTCGCGGCCGTAAGCGTTTTTGCACACGAAAAACCGGCCCCATTTTCAACTGGCAGCTTATTTAATATATGTGGCAAAAAAAATTTCGGCTGAAGGTGTACCTTTCGGCGCTTTGCTGAATTAGGATAGCAAACAGCAGGCAGCTTACGTGAATACACACCATAAAACGAGCGGGGATTTGCGCGAGGAACATGCGCAGGTGGAGGCAGCAAAGGCCGATCCGGCCCGTTTTGCGGTGCTGTATGAGAAATATTACCGGCCGGTGTTTGTATTTGTATTCCGCCGTGCGGGCGATGATGCGGCAGCCGATGATATTGTAGCCAATACCTTTTTAAAGGCCATGCTGGCTTTGCCTAAATATCAGTATCGTGGCGTTCCGTTTTCGGCTTTTCTGTTTCGCATTGCGCTTAATGAAGTAAATCTTTACTTCCGCAAAACAAAACGCGAACGCCACGTAAGTCTTCAGCAAACCGATCTTGCAGCCATCATCACCGAGTCGGGCGAAACGGATTCTGACGAGCGCCGCAGGTTGCTGATGCGTGCATTAGCCTGGCTTAAACCCGAAGACATGCAGCTTATTGAACTACGTTTCTTCGAAAAACGTTCCTTTGCAGAAGTAGGACAGATCTGCGGAATGAACGAAACCAATGCCAAAGTGCGCACCTACCGCATTCTCGATAAATTAAAGAAACAACTCATCCGCTCGGGCGGATGGTAAAGCAATGACAAAGTATTCGTTCCATATCAACCCGAACGAGCCCGGCGAGGATCGCATTAACCGCAAGAAAGATTTCTCGCGGGTAATGCAGAACTACGAGCGTATGACGCATCCGTTGTACCGCACGCCGCTGTATCGCTACCGAAAGGTGTTTCTTTCGCTGCTGCTGGTGCTGCTTTGTGTATGGCTGGTAATTGAATTCGGCGGGGATGATGCGAAAGAGAAAAACAATCTGAAGGATACGCTGAAAAAAGACTCCGCGCAGACAAAGGGATTGCCCTGAGCAGATGCGTAAATCGGGCCTGCAGTTACTCGGTAAATTTATACCCTACACCGCGCACCGAATGAAAATGGCGCGGATTGCGCGGATTTTCCTCAAAGTATTTCCGGTAGTTGAGTATATAATTATCAATGGTACGTGCGGTGGGCAGGGCATCGTCGTTCCAGAGCGTTTCAAGAATCAGATCGCGTGATACCACTTCGCCTTTTTTACTGATAAGCAGGCGGAGCAGCTCTGCTTCGCGTTTGGTGAGAGGCCAGTTTTTTCCGTTGCCGGAAGCTTCGTAGGTGGCAAAGTCGATCCGGTTTTGTCCGAAAGTAAACTGAGAGGAAGGAGAAACTGCGCCGCTTTGCCGGTTCGATCGTTTTACAAGATTCTGTACACGAAGCAGAAACTCCTCAAGGTGAAACGGCTTGGTGAGATAGTCGTCGGCACCGATACGCAGTCCCTGCACTTTGTCTTCGCCGGCTGCTTTGGCGGTTAAAAAAAGCACCGGCACGGCCGTATCCAGCTTCCTGATGGCTTCACAAATTTCAAAACCGTTCATGAGCGGCAGCATCACATCAAGAATAACCAGATCGAAGCCGCCGGGTTCAAATGCCCGCACCGCACTGGAACCGTCAATTACCGCCAGCACGTCATATCCTTCGAGCTCAAGATTAAGCCTGATGGTCTTTAACAGATGCTCCTCATCTTCGGCAAGCAATATGCGTCGGTTCATGCCGCAAAGTTGCAAAACATATTCCACGTGCCAATTGTTCTCAAAAAACAGCAATCTGCCGACAAATTAGCACATTCTACCGACACCACTTGACCAGTTGGCAAAGAATGCTGAAATTGCAACTCTCAACACCGAGATACACGAAAAACAAATTGTACGACCATGACAAAACGACTCCTCACCTTTGCGGGTGTCGCCCTGCTTGCCGCATCACCTTTGCAGGCACAGCACGTTCACAAACCGGGCAAACCGGCACATGCACATGAATCGGCAGAGCATGCTCCCGGCCACCGCAGCTGCGGCAGCATGGAACATCTTAACATGCTGATGGCAAACGATCCTTCACTTGCATCACGCATGCAGCAGGAAGAAATCCGCACCCAGAACTTTATACAAAACCAGTATAATCCCAACCAGCGTGTGGTGTACACCATTCCGGTGGTATTTCACGTAGTATATCAGAATGCTACCGAAAACATTTCTACTGCTGCACTCAACGCGCAGCTTCAGGTGCTGAATGAAGATTTCCGCAAACTGAACGCCGATGCCTCTAACGTGCCCTCTGTTTGGCAAAGCATTGCAGCCGACTGCGAAATCAACTTCTGCCTTGCCACGATTGACCCGCAGGGCAACCCGACCACCGGCATTACCCGCACACAAACCACGGTAGGCTCATTCAACACCAACGACAACGTAAAATTCAACTCATCAGGTGGTAAAGACGCATGGCCTGCCGGTTCATACCTTAATGTATGGGTGTGCGACCTTGGCTCATCGCTGCTTGGCTATGCTCAGTTTCCGGGCGGCCCGGCCAATACCGATGGCGTAGTGCTTAACTACCGCTACACCGGTACCACCGCCACCGGCGCGCAGCCTCCTTTCGACAAGGGCCGCACCGCCACACACGAAGTGGGCCACTACCTTAACCTGTACCACATTTGGGGCGATGATGGCGGCGCATGCAATGGCAGCGACCAGGTTTCCGACACACCCAACCAGGCCGATGCTACCGGCGGATGCTACAACCCGGGCACCGTACTTACCGACAACTGCGCCACCAGCTCACCGGGTTACATGTGGCAGAACTACATGGACTATACCGACGATGCCTGTATGTACATGTTTACCAACGGCCAGAAAGCCCGCGTTCAGGCCTGTATGAGTGGTCCCCGCGCCAGCCTGCAGAACTCACAGGGCTGTGGTTCGTCGCAAACTTTTGCCAATGATGCCGGTATGCTCTCCATCATTACGCCCAACGGCAATATCTGCTCTACCTCGTTCCAGCCTGTGGTGACACTCAAAAACTTTGGTTCAGCCACATTAACTTCTGTAACCATTCAGTATCGTGTGGATGCTGCTGCATTTACCAACTTTAACTGGACCGGCTCGCTGGCCAGCGGTGCTCAGGTAAACGTAACACTGCCCACGGTAACCACTACCAACGGTACACACACCTTTACCACAGCCACCACAAGCCCCAACGGGAATACCGACGGCAACACCTCAAACGACCAGACCTCAGCCACCTTTACCGTGCAGGGAGCAGGACAAAATCTGCCCTACACACAGGGATTTGAGTCAACCACCTTCCCCCCTGCCGGCCACAGCGTAATCAATTCTGATGCGGCCACCACCTGGGTACGCAGCACTGCCGCTGCCAAAACCGGCGTAGCGTCTATGTTTATCGACAACAACAACTATGCGGGCACCGGTGAGCTTGACATCTTTGTACTTCCGGCAGTAAATCTGTCGTCGGTAAACAACCCGGTACTTACTTTCGAAGTGGCCTACCAGCTTTACACCGATCCGGCTTCCAACCCGAACTATTCGGATACACTCCGCGTTCAGATTTCTACCGACTGCGGGGCTACCTGGACCACCATTTACAACAAGTTCGGCACTGCACTTACCACAGCAACGCCCAACTTCAGTTCAAACGCTTTCGTTCCCACTGCCAACCAGTGGCGTCTGGAAACCGTGGCACTTGTTCCCTATGCTTCGGCTCAAAATGCACAGTTCCGTTTCATAAACATCAACGATTATGAAAACAACCTGTACATTGATGATATCAACATCACCAACACCACCGGCATCAATTCAGCTGATCTGGGCGGTATGTTTACCCTCTTCCCCAACCCCACAAACGGGCTGGTAACACTCAACATTTCGTTGCCCCAGCAGGAGCGTCTGCAAATCACCATTACCAACGCACTTGGTCAGGTGGTTGAGTACACCGAAGCAGGCAATACCTACGGTGGTCAGTTCAATTTCGACCTCGCCACGCAGCCCGAAGGCATGTACTTTGTACAGATCCGTGCTGGTGAGGCTGTAAGTACCAAACGACTGATTATTACGCACTAATCTAATTTTTCCGCATAAATTGAAAACCCGGCTGAAAAGTCGGGTTTTCGTTTTTGAAAATCCTTTTATCCTGCCTCTATAACGTTTTATGCCTTTAGCAGATTAAAAAAAAACCTTAGCTTCGTTCCAGACCAGAGGCATAAATTGCCCTAACGAATCAGACCAACACAATCAATCATCCTCATTCAT includes the following:
- the hpt gene encoding hypoxanthine phosphoribosyltransferase encodes the protein MNSIRLADKTFVPYIAEQRLLESISALAERMNRDYEGRHPLFLVVLNGAFLFAADLLREIRIDCEVSFVKLASYHGTSSTGKMKELIGLNESLAGRAVIIVEDIVDTGFTIETLVAKVKEQGAADVKVATLLFKPEAYAKEVPIDYIGLEIPEAFIVGYGLDYNGLGRNLRNIYVVKED
- the dnaB gene encoding replicative DNA helicase; this encodes MSKTDEKRNTGRRPASLSQVSQQLYEIGKLPPQAVELEEAVLGALMLEKDALTAVIDILQPKSFYKEAHGRVFGAIQNLFQRSEPIDILTVTQELKRTGELEIVGGAYYISQLTNRVASAANVEFHARIIAQKYIQRELIRISSDTIRDAYEDTADVFDLLDSAERNLFSVVEGNIRKNYDKMSSLISQALKQIETARNQKSGVTGVPSGFTDLDRMTSGWQPSDLVILAARPAMGKTAFVLTLARNAAVEFERPIAVFSLEMASVQLVQRLISAEAELSAEKLKKGQLEEHEFQQLHVKIGKLSEAPIFIDDTPALSIFEMRAKCRRLKAQHDIQMIIVDYLQLMTAGGEKSQGNREQEISTISRSLKSIAKELNVPVIALSQLSRAVETRGGDKRPQLSDLRESGAIEQDADMVMFIHRPEYYGFTQDAEGNSTQGVAEIIIAKHRNGAVGSVNLRFIDRLAKFCDLDGGLDNGGYMGGDSQSGGTYNASAGMGPSDDFSNFGNNGGGSIIRGSKLNDIEEDPF
- a CDS encoding sigma-70 family RNA polymerase sigma factor; this encodes MNTHHKTSGDLREEHAQVEAAKADPARFAVLYEKYYRPVFVFVFRRAGDDAAADDIVANTFLKAMLALPKYQYRGVPFSAFLFRIALNEVNLYFRKTKRERHVSLQQTDLAAIITESGETDSDERRRLLMRALAWLKPEDMQLIELRFFEKRSFAEVGQICGMNETNAKVRTYRILDKLKKQLIRSGGW
- a CDS encoding response regulator transcription factor, whose amino-acid sequence is MNRRILLAEDEEHLLKTIRLNLELEGYDVLAVIDGSSAVRAFEPGGFDLVILDVMLPLMNGFEICEAIRKLDTAVPVLFLTAKAAGEDKVQGLRIGADDYLTKPFHLEEFLLRVQNLVKRSNRQSGAVSPSSQFTFGQNRIDFATYEASGNGKNWPLTKREAELLRLLISKKGEVVSRDLILETLWNDDALPTARTIDNYILNYRKYFEENPRNPRHFHSVRGVGYKFTE
- a CDS encoding T9SS type A sorting domain-containing protein yields the protein MTKRLLTFAGVALLAASPLQAQHVHKPGKPAHAHESAEHAPGHRSCGSMEHLNMLMANDPSLASRMQQEEIRTQNFIQNQYNPNQRVVYTIPVVFHVVYQNATENISTAALNAQLQVLNEDFRKLNADASNVPSVWQSIAADCEINFCLATIDPQGNPTTGITRTQTTVGSFNTNDNVKFNSSGGKDAWPAGSYLNVWVCDLGSSLLGYAQFPGGPANTDGVVLNYRYTGTTATGAQPPFDKGRTATHEVGHYLNLYHIWGDDGGACNGSDQVSDTPNQADATGGCYNPGTVLTDNCATSSPGYMWQNYMDYTDDACMYMFTNGQKARVQACMSGPRASLQNSQGCGSSQTFANDAGMLSIITPNGNICSTSFQPVVTLKNFGSATLTSVTIQYRVDAAAFTNFNWTGSLASGAQVNVTLPTVTTTNGTHTFTTATTSPNGNTDGNTSNDQTSATFTVQGAGQNLPYTQGFESTTFPPAGHSVINSDAATTWVRSTAAAKTGVASMFIDNNNYAGTGELDIFVLPAVNLSSVNNPVLTFEVAYQLYTDPASNPNYSDTLRVQISTDCGATWTTIYNKFGTALTTATPNFSSNAFVPTANQWRLETVALVPYASAQNAQFRFININDYENNLYIDDINITNTTGINSADLGGMFTLFPNPTNGLVTLNISLPQQERLQITITNALGQVVEYTEAGNTYGGQFNFDLATQPEGMYFVQIRAGEAVSTKRLIITH